In the genome of Neodiprion pinetum isolate iyNeoPine1 chromosome 2, iyNeoPine1.2, whole genome shotgun sequence, one region contains:
- the LOC124213409 gene encoding uncharacterized protein, with the protein MFKLFVLAALVAVAVAAPAPGLVSAPVVSAYSAPAVVGAVPVASPYSALPAYSGYASPLAYSAYSAYSPFGYRSAYVSPYAYYQ; encoded by the exons ATGTTCAAGCTG TTCGTTCTCGCCGCCCTCGTGGCCGTCGCTGTCGCTGCCCCAGCTCCGGGTTTGGTATCAGCTCCAGTCGTGTCGGCATATTCCGCTCCCGCGGTCGTCGGCGCCGTTCCTGTGGCTAGTCCCTATTCCGCACTGCCGGCCTACAGCGGCTATGCGTCTCCTCTGGCATACTCTGCCTACTCTGCCTACTCTCCGTTCGGCTACAGGTCTGCCTACGTCAGCCCTTACGCCTACTACCAGTAA
- the LOC124213408 gene encoding cuticle protein 12.5-like, giving the protein MFKLACLFAFVAAVSAGHLAVAPVVAAAVPAAPFVTARSSQSIARNYNTLAAAPLAYTAPAAVAAPLAYAAPAAALPAKLAYAAPAFAAPLTYAAPAALPAPLAYTAPVAHVSPYAAAAPLILKK; this is encoded by the exons ATGTTCAAGCTCGCG TGTCTCTTCGCCTTCGTGGCCGCCGTGTCAGCCGGACATCTTGCGGTGGCTCCTGTCGTAGCTGCGGCAGTTCCGGCTGCACCTTTCGTAACGGCCCGAAGCAGCCAGAGCATAGCGAGGAATTACAACACCCTGGCTGCCGCCCCCCTGGCCTACACAGCCCCCGCGGCCGTGGCCGCCCCCTTGGCCTACGCCGCCCCCGCAGCAGCTCTTCCTGCCAAGCTCGCCTACGCCGCCCCGGCCTTCGCTGCCCCCCTGACTTACGCCGCCCCTGCAGCCCTGCCAGCTCCTCTGGCTTACACCGCCCCAGTTGCTCACGTGTCGCCGTACGCCGCCGCTGCCCCTCTGATCCTGAAGAAATAG
- the LOC124213410 gene encoding neuropeptide-like 3: MFKLCILLAVVASALAAPAPAPGLVAAPLAAVPAPYVTAASSQVIARNYNTLAAAPLAAYTAPFAYSAPLAAPLAYSTHAVAPALSAYAAAPVFY; this comes from the exons ATGTTCAAGCTG TGCATTCTTCTCGCTGTCGTGGCCAGCGCACTCGCCGCACCCGCACCAGCACCCGGCCTCGTCGCCGCACCATTAGCCGCAGTTCCGGCTCCGTATGTGACCGCCGCCAGCAGCCAGGTCATCGCCAGGAACTACAACACCTTGGCCGCCGCTCCTCTCGCCGCTTACACCGCCCCCTTCGCCTACTCCGCGCCCCTGGCTGCACCCCTGGCTTACAGCACCCACGCTGTAGCTCCGGCACTTTCGGCTTACGCGGCCGCCCCCGTGTTCTACTGA